A single Methylomonas sp. AM2-LC DNA region contains:
- a CDS encoding flagellar motor protein, producing MDFLSIIGVLLGFSAIIGGNLLGGGEITALINMHAMVIVVGGTLGATLLQFPPRVFFRSLRILIWIFKPQNFQLKKQIEKIVRWSTLARKEGLLGLESVIDMEKDNFSRKGLQLLVDGSEPEVIRECLEVELSTKEHLDMQAARVFESMGGYSPTIGIIGAVIGLIHVMQHLANPELLGSGIATAFVATIYGVGLANLLFIPIANKLKSHIFLASQAREMVIEGISSIAEGENPRNIELKLSGFLLENND from the coding sequence TTCTTGGATTTTCAGCCATTATTGGTGGAAATTTACTGGGTGGTGGAGAAATTACTGCATTAATTAATATGCACGCTATGGTTATTGTCGTTGGTGGTACTTTGGGTGCAACCCTATTACAGTTTCCACCTAGGGTATTTTTCCGTAGTTTACGAATTTTAATCTGGATTTTTAAGCCACAAAATTTTCAACTTAAAAAGCAAATCGAAAAAATAGTACGTTGGAGCACATTGGCCAGAAAAGAAGGATTGCTGGGATTGGAAAGTGTTATAGACATGGAAAAAGACAATTTTTCTCGTAAAGGTTTGCAGTTGTTAGTGGATGGTAGTGAGCCGGAAGTTATTCGTGAATGTCTTGAAGTTGAGTTAAGCACTAAAGAGCATTTGGATATGCAAGCAGCGAGAGTATTTGAGTCGATGGGTGGATATTCACCTACCATAGGTATTATAGGTGCGGTAATCGGTTTAATCCATGTAATGCAACATCTGGCTAATCCAGAATTACTTGGGAGCGGGATCGCCACCGCTTTTGTGGCTACAATTTATGGTGTAGGGCTAGCGAATTTGTTGTTTATTCCTATCGCCAATAAGTTGAAATCTCATATTTTTCTGGCTTCTCAAGCCAGGGAAATGGTTATAGAAGGCATCTCCTCCATTGCGGAAGGCGAAAACCCTCGTAATATCGAATTAAAACTATCTGGTTTTTTGCTGGAAAATAATGACTGA
- a CDS encoding flagellar motor protein MotB gives MIKRKRNSHQEAENHDRWMVSYADFVTLLFAFFVVMYSISSVNKGKFVTFSESLDQALKVEKSGREIEPVLNKNDPTTIQPIELPNLMTTDERELSQEILQEKQRLDNVSEKFKSELQAYVDSSLVSIKKHDFWIELEMNSELLFASGKADISPKAQVVLAKVADLVREIPNVINIEGYTDDVPISNGFYSSNWDLSSARATSVVKELVKDNIPATRLSATGYGEFHPIAENLNEENRFKNRRVVLVLMSQAFSRYGMTDAQRAKALNFTPTLEKDTTDKTGIAPMVKP, from the coding sequence ATGATTAAACGCAAAAGAAATAGTCATCAGGAAGCTGAAAACCATGATCGATGGATGGTGTCTTATGCCGATTTTGTAACCTTGCTGTTCGCCTTTTTTGTGGTTATGTATTCTATTTCCTCTGTAAATAAAGGTAAATTTGTTACTTTTTCCGAATCTTTGGATCAAGCTCTAAAAGTTGAAAAATCAGGAAGAGAAATAGAGCCGGTACTTAATAAAAATGATCCAACCACCATTCAGCCCATTGAATTGCCAAATTTGATGACCACTGATGAACGCGAGTTAAGTCAGGAAATTCTTCAAGAAAAGCAACGCTTAGACAATGTGTCTGAAAAATTCAAGTCAGAATTGCAAGCGTATGTTGATAGTAGTTTGGTCAGCATCAAAAAACATGATTTTTGGATTGAACTGGAAATGAATAGCGAATTGTTATTTGCCAGTGGCAAAGCGGATATTTCCCCAAAAGCGCAAGTGGTGTTGGCAAAAGTAGCTGATTTGGTGCGGGAAATACCTAATGTCATCAATATTGAAGGTTATACCGATGACGTGCCTATTTCTAATGGATTTTATTCTTCAAATTGGGATTTATCCTCCGCAAGGGCGACCAGTGTTGTTAAAGAGTTAGTTAAAGATAATATTCCCGCTACTCGGCTTTCTGCCACCGGTTATGGAGAGTTTCATCCGATTGCAGAAAATTTAAATGAAGAAAACCGTTTCAAAAATAGGCGTGTCGTTTTGGTGCTGATGTCACAAGCATTTTCTCGGTATGGAATGACCGATGCCCAACGTGCAAAAGCTCTCAATTTCACACCCACCTTAGAAAAGGATACAACTGATAAAACAGGTATTGCACCTATGGTGAAACCATGA